Proteins encoded together in one Pontiella desulfatans window:
- a CDS encoding HAD hydrolase-like protein, producing MNDHKTTILFDFDGTLAETMMLIHTIFNRLSGVYGYRHFPEEEIEHCRHLSIHEFIEYYGIPVWKVPLIAIHARRLMHREMDRIHPPQGLVEALTQIHESGRYFMDILTSNRRKNVLKFLAQHKIGWFDEVESTHAILSKKRRVEKYIRQKGLDPANLYYIGDTTVDVESAKHAGARTVAVSWGLNTAEALAKANPDHLIDDPLQLLDIFPAV from the coding sequence ATGAATGATCACAAAACCACTATCCTTTTTGATTTCGATGGTACCCTCGCGGAAACGATGATGCTGATCCACACCATATTCAACCGGCTTTCGGGGGTTTATGGCTATCGCCACTTTCCGGAGGAGGAGATCGAGCACTGCCGCCACCTGAGCATCCATGAGTTCATCGAGTACTACGGCATCCCCGTGTGGAAGGTGCCGCTGATCGCCATCCATGCCCGGCGCCTGATGCACCGGGAAATGGATCGGATCCATCCGCCGCAGGGGTTGGTCGAGGCGCTGACCCAGATTCATGAAAGCGGCAGGTATTTCATGGATATCCTGACTTCGAACCGCCGCAAAAACGTCTTGAAGTTCCTGGCGCAGCACAAGATTGGCTGGTTCGACGAGGTGGAGTCCACCCACGCCATTTTGAGCAAGAAGCGCCGGGTGGAGAAATACATCCGCCAAAAAGGGCTGGATCCGGCCAACCTTTACTATATCGGCGACACCACGGTGGATGTCGAAAGCGCCAAGCATGCCGGGGCCAGGACCGTTGCGGTCAGCTGGGGGCTCAATACCGCGGAGGCGCTGGCCAAGGCCAACCCCGACCATCTCATCGACGACCCCCTCCAGTTGCTCGATATTTTTCCTGCCGTTTAG
- the coaE gene encoding dephospho-CoA kinase (Dephospho-CoA kinase (CoaE) performs the final step in coenzyme A biosynthesis.), which yields MSDKKRYPIVLGLTGGIACGKSEVGRILGEMGFAVCDADRVAHELMRKGTPVFQQVVDSFGNHILADDGEISRPILGKIVFENPARRTELDALVHPAVRVALEGWIAERRFNGENAAVQIPLLFESGMETLDWDAVFCVSSSGELVLQRLGMRGLGREEAMLRIQSQMPLAQKEARADHVVPNLGTLEELEAAVRQAVEQTAVRKG from the coding sequence ATGTCGGATAAAAAACGCTATCCAATTGTACTCGGCTTGACCGGGGGGATTGCGTGCGGAAAGTCGGAAGTTGGCCGGATTCTTGGCGAGATGGGGTTCGCCGTGTGCGATGCCGATCGCGTCGCCCACGAACTGATGCGCAAGGGGACGCCGGTGTTCCAGCAGGTTGTGGATTCTTTCGGAAACCATATTCTCGCGGACGACGGCGAAATCTCGCGTCCGATCCTTGGCAAAATCGTATTCGAAAACCCTGCCCGAAGGACAGAGCTCGATGCGTTGGTTCATCCGGCGGTAAGAGTTGCGCTGGAGGGGTGGATTGCCGAAAGGCGATTCAACGGGGAAAACGCCGCGGTTCAAATTCCGTTGTTGTTTGAGAGCGGAATGGAGACGCTGGATTGGGATGCGGTTTTCTGTGTTTCCAGTAGTGGGGAATTGGTTCTTCAACGACTGGGGATGCGGGGCCTGGGGCGGGAAGAGGCCATGTTGAGGATCCAATCCCAGATGCCGCTCGCCCAAAAGGAGGCACGCGCGGATCACGTGGTGCCAAACCTTGGAACCTTGGAAGAACTGGAAGCGGCTGTTCGGCAGGCCGTTGAACAAACTGCCGTGCGAAAGGGTTGA
- the rho gene encoding transcription termination factor Rho — protein sequence MSDENEVVVEVVEGAPAPAKKKASKKKASKKKAVARKDGPAPAETPAMGEPAAEKPQEAPASEESARQAPAEAASGERPAEPNNDRPQHQQRDRFNGKHNKKNRNKNKQQQQQQQRRSEEPPPNTENLPTFSLHEMQVTPINDIKALAEQYGLQDYAGYSKHQLIFELLKNHGRRGGPLNGRGVLEVLPDGFGFLRSPLNSYQPAPDDIYVSPSQIRRFGIRTGDYVEGSIRAPKEKERFFAQYKIERINKQEPEMARKRVPFENLTPLFPDERLVMETDPKEISMRVMDIVTPIGKGQRGLIVAPPRTGKTVLMQKMANSISVNNPESKLIILLIDERPEEVTDMRRNTKAEVLASTFDEPPERHTQVAEIVIEMAKRLVEQGQDVIILLDSITRLARAYNTTSPHSGKILSGGVDSNALHKPKRFFGAARNIEGGGSLSIIATALVDTGSRMDEVIFEEFKGTGNMELGLDRELVNKRIYPAINIERSGTRKEELLLHPDELQRVWTLRKALKDVPQVEAMELLINRLKKTNNNLEFLMTLQGG from the coding sequence ATGAGCGACGAAAACGAAGTTGTGGTTGAAGTGGTAGAGGGCGCACCTGCGCCGGCAAAGAAAAAGGCCTCCAAGAAGAAAGCCTCCAAGAAAAAGGCCGTCGCCAGGAAGGATGGGCCCGCGCCTGCGGAAACGCCTGCAATGGGTGAACCTGCCGCCGAAAAGCCGCAGGAAGCTCCCGCGTCCGAAGAATCCGCGCGGCAGGCTCCGGCGGAAGCCGCTTCCGGGGAAAGGCCGGCCGAACCCAACAACGACCGCCCCCAGCATCAGCAGCGCGATCGCTTCAACGGTAAGCACAACAAGAAAAACCGAAACAAGAACAAACAGCAACAGCAGCAGCAACAACGCCGCAGCGAGGAGCCGCCGCCGAACACCGAAAACCTCCCTACATTTTCCCTGCACGAAATGCAGGTCACTCCCATCAACGATATCAAGGCCTTGGCCGAACAGTATGGGCTCCAGGACTATGCCGGCTACAGCAAGCACCAGCTGATTTTCGAGCTGCTCAAAAACCATGGCCGCCGCGGCGGCCCGTTGAATGGCCGCGGAGTCCTGGAGGTGCTGCCCGATGGTTTCGGATTCCTGCGCTCCCCGCTCAACAGCTACCAGCCCGCCCCCGACGACATCTATGTCTCCCCGTCGCAAATCCGCCGCTTCGGCATCCGTACCGGCGACTATGTCGAAGGTTCGATCCGCGCCCCGAAGGAAAAGGAACGGTTCTTCGCCCAATACAAAATCGAGCGGATCAACAAACAAGAACCCGAAATGGCCCGCAAGCGTGTGCCCTTCGAAAACCTCACGCCGCTCTTCCCGGATGAACGCCTCGTAATGGAAACCGATCCGAAGGAAATCTCCATGCGCGTCATGGACATCGTTACACCGATCGGTAAAGGCCAGCGCGGCCTGATCGTGGCACCGCCGCGTACCGGAAAGACCGTCCTCATGCAGAAGATGGCCAACAGTATTTCCGTGAACAACCCCGAGTCCAAGCTGATCATTCTCCTGATCGACGAACGTCCCGAGGAAGTCACCGACATGCGCCGCAACACCAAGGCCGAAGTCCTCGCCTCCACCTTCGACGAGCCGCCGGAGCGCCACACGCAGGTTGCCGAAATCGTGATCGAAATGGCGAAGCGCCTCGTGGAGCAGGGCCAGGACGTCATCATCCTGCTCGATTCCATCACCCGGCTCGCCCGCGCCTACAACACCACCTCGCCGCACTCCGGCAAGATCCTTTCCGGGGGGGTCGACTCCAACGCCCTGCATAAACCGAAGCGTTTCTTCGGGGCCGCGCGCAACATCGAGGGCGGCGGCAGCCTCAGCATCATCGCAACCGCGCTCGTCGACACGGGTAGCCGCATGGACGAAGTCATCTTCGAGGAGTTCAAGGGCACGGGCAACATGGAACTGGGCCTCGATCGTGAACTGGTTAACAAACGCATCTACCCGGCGATCAACATCGAGCGCTCCGGCACCCGCAAGGAAGAGTTGCTGCTGCACCCCGATGAACTGCAACGCGTCTGGACGCTCCGCAAGGCGCTCAAGGATGTGCCGCAGGTCGAAGCGATGGAGCTGCTCATCAACCGACTCAAAAAAACCAACAACAACCTTGAATTCCTCATGACCCTGCAAGGGGGATAG
- a CDS encoding nucleotidyltransferase family protein produces the protein MRTARKVNAVLLAGDRRASIQLHHENKAFLELNGQPLLIHVLKALLGAELVGEVAVVGPANRIRGALEAVGIDERVIVVEQRENMIENFKVGYVASLGLDVAVPFWDLKGSGHDATPVLVAPCDIPMLLPEEVDEFLKRSNMHEYDYSIGVTSRDLLSLYHPREGKPGIQMVYFHVKEDLMRHNNLHMAKPLVLDHLDYIEKMYEWRYQTRFANIVRMLFSLLFNGWRLMKSLRIFILMQVSLYYDRHGHPHLSDRLRSLVGFNRLSEGIGNALGARVQIVYTHFGGAALDADNEKDLAVIEERYDEWMALQRSMHT, from the coding sequence ATGCGAACGGCAAGAAAAGTAAACGCGGTGTTGCTGGCGGGCGACCGGCGGGCCAGCATCCAGTTGCACCATGAAAACAAGGCCTTCCTGGAACTCAACGGCCAGCCGTTGTTGATCCATGTGCTGAAGGCGCTGCTCGGGGCGGAGCTGGTTGGCGAGGTGGCGGTGGTCGGGCCAGCCAACCGGATTCGGGGCGCGTTGGAGGCGGTCGGGATCGATGAACGTGTGATCGTGGTCGAGCAACGCGAAAACATGATCGAGAACTTCAAGGTGGGCTATGTTGCCTCGCTGGGGCTCGATGTTGCGGTTCCTTTCTGGGACTTGAAGGGATCTGGGCACGATGCAACTCCCGTGCTGGTTGCGCCGTGCGATATCCCGATGTTGCTGCCGGAGGAGGTCGATGAATTCCTGAAGCGCAGCAACATGCATGAGTACGACTATTCCATCGGCGTCACCTCCCGCGATCTCCTCTCGCTCTATCATCCGCGGGAGGGCAAGCCGGGCATCCAGATGGTCTATTTCCATGTGAAGGAAGACCTCATGCGCCACAATAATCTGCACATGGCCAAACCGCTTGTGCTGGATCATCTCGACTACATAGAAAAGATGTACGAATGGCGCTACCAAACCCGTTTCGCCAACATAGTGCGCATGCTGTTTTCGTTGTTGTTCAACGGGTGGCGGCTGATGAAGAGCCTACGCATTTTCATCCTCATGCAGGTTTCGCTATACTACGACCGTCATGGCCATCCGCATCTTTCCGATCGCCTGCGCTCCCTGGTTGGTTTCAATCGCTTGTCCGAGGGGATTGGCAACGCGCTGGGGGCTCGCGTCCAGATCGTCTACACCCACTTTGGCGGCGCCGCGCTCGATGCCGACAACGAAAAAGACCTTGCGGTCATCGAAGAACGCTACGATGAGTGGATGGCGCTCCAGCGCAGCATGCACACCTAG
- a CDS encoding RNA polymerase sigma factor: protein MAAEDQYQTRATLIQRVQNQQDEQSWEEFVQVYRRYIYAIIRSMNISEHDTEDILQQVLINLWNSLPKMDYEKINRFRSWLSTVTKNCVTDFIRKRTREAKRLEKAGQDDTLTYLKAIRLPEIDNIAEREWEIHLTNLALENIEPLFSGKAVDAFRLTLKGKSVEEIAAELDLKENSVYRLKNRVKERLIQEIRYLRDELE from the coding sequence TTGGCAGCAGAAGACCAGTACCAGACTCGGGCCACGCTCATCCAACGCGTGCAGAACCAGCAGGACGAACAGTCGTGGGAAGAATTCGTGCAGGTGTACCGGCGCTACATCTACGCCATCATCCGCAGCATGAACATTTCGGAACATGACACCGAAGACATTCTGCAACAGGTGCTGATCAACCTCTGGAACAGCCTTCCGAAGATGGACTACGAAAAGATCAACCGCTTCCGCAGCTGGCTGAGCACCGTAACCAAGAACTGCGTGACCGACTTCATCCGCAAGCGCACCCGCGAGGCCAAACGCCTGGAAAAGGCGGGGCAGGACGACACCCTCACCTACCTCAAGGCCATCCGCCTGCCGGAAATCGACAACATTGCCGAACGCGAATGGGAGATCCACCTAACCAACCTGGCGCTTGAGAACATCGAACCGCTCTTCTCGGGAAAGGCCGTCGATGCCTTCCGGCTGACCCTCAAGGGAAAAAGCGTCGAGGAGATCGCGGCGGAACTCGACCTGAAGGAAAACTCGGTCTACCGCCTCAAGAACCGCGTCAAGGAACGGTTGATCCAGGAGATTCGCTACCTGCGGGACGAGCTGGAGTAG
- a CDS encoding DDE-type integrase/transposase/recombinase → MSCETRMEYIAVQKRRYRRAEKAYKTRLLDEVCAVCGYDRKHATKLLNDSFTPSRGKRGRKGEYDSAELRKTLKTLWLRSGQLCGKRLKPAMPHWLKHYEKHYEPLSTECREKLLRISPASIDRVLKPFKAQYQRRRNTGTKPGSLLKNQIPIRTSTEDIDRPGYLEADTVAHCGGSMSGDFIWSITYTDIISTWTVTRAVWNKGAEGVMHQTHDVENKLPFAILGFDCDNGSEFLNHHLTRYFLQRKQPVCFTRSRPYHKNDNAHVEQKNWTHVRELLGYDRLDNPAMIRELNALYRDWERLNNFFKPSFKLKSKVRVKSRYKKKYDAPATPFDRLKVSGILGEQQEAALQREYETLDPFELGNRIQRRRRKIEKMKKTGESAAVGEPGFPDCLPTLTTPELEGTH, encoded by the coding sequence ATGAGTTGCGAAACCAGAATGGAATACATCGCGGTACAAAAACGCCGCTATAGGCGCGCGGAAAAGGCCTACAAGACCCGGTTGCTCGATGAAGTATGCGCGGTATGCGGCTATGATCGCAAGCATGCCACCAAGCTGCTCAACGACTCGTTTACGCCCTCCAGGGGCAAACGCGGCCGCAAAGGCGAGTACGACTCTGCTGAATTGCGCAAGACCCTCAAAACTCTGTGGCTTCGTTCTGGACAACTGTGCGGGAAGCGCCTCAAGCCTGCTATGCCACATTGGCTGAAGCACTATGAAAAACATTACGAACCGCTATCGACCGAATGCCGTGAAAAGCTACTGAGAATCAGCCCGGCAAGCATCGACCGGGTGCTCAAACCCTTCAAAGCGCAGTACCAGCGAAGGCGCAATACCGGTACCAAGCCCGGCTCGCTGCTCAAGAATCAGATCCCAATCCGCACCTCCACCGAGGACATCGACCGGCCCGGCTATCTCGAAGCCGACACAGTAGCCCACTGTGGCGGATCGATGAGCGGGGACTTCATCTGGTCGATCACCTATACGGACATCATAAGCACCTGGACGGTAACCCGCGCGGTCTGGAACAAAGGCGCTGAAGGCGTGATGCACCAAACCCACGACGTGGAAAACAAGCTGCCCTTCGCCATCCTGGGCTTCGACTGCGACAACGGCAGCGAGTTCCTCAACCACCATCTCACGCGCTACTTCCTGCAACGCAAACAGCCCGTCTGTTTTACACGCAGCAGACCGTACCACAAGAACGACAACGCCCATGTCGAACAAAAGAACTGGACGCACGTGCGCGAGTTGCTCGGCTACGACCGGCTCGACAACCCGGCCATGATCAGAGAGCTCAACGCACTCTACCGCGACTGGGAACGGCTCAACAACTTCTTCAAACCCTCGTTCAAGCTAAAAAGCAAGGTTCGCGTCAAAAGCCGGTACAAAAAGAAATACGATGCCCCCGCCACGCCCTTTGACCGCCTGAAGGTCAGCGGCATCCTTGGCGAACAACAGGAGGCTGCTCTGCAACGCGAATACGAAACGCTCGACCCTTTCGAGCTGGGCAATCGCATCCAGCGCCGACGTCGCAAGATCGAAAAAATGAAGAAAACCGGCGAGTCCGCCGCAGTCGGGGAACCCGGGTTCCCCGACTGCCTCCCCACCTTGACAACCCCCGAATTAGAGGGTACCCATTAA
- a CDS encoding serine/threonine protein kinase: MADGDSKDLERDFSERYETLASFYNTDALEMSADEVASLTPILNSLKDDIARYREIGKIAEGGEKKISLVHDHRLDRRVAMAHAVRNGSPQDLEQFLREARLTANLAHPNIMPVYNMGLDENGEPFFSMELIPGDSLKSIVRKLREGDAQYRETYSIETLLNIFLKICDAIAFAHSRKVLHLDIKPDNIRVGGFGEVLVCDWGLACVVNSPDGDPNAESFELDADVLNDMTLSGTMKGTPGFMAPEQTQAYGAKTPQTDIYSLGALLYVLLTHKLPVEGESANEVIRNTREGKVVPPRRRRPDRRIPLGLVAVMMKALALKPEDRYESVVALGQDISRFLSGHPTRAEHAGWITKTSLLLRRHNRMAFLLIFFLLVLAFVVTGNLASVSREKAEAIAARKKAEENFELYRKELRTTQALGAGLGEAMLFTVRSRDFVNAPSMIHLLETGLAENIDTVKRQNLYEQKGILHFVLEEFNAANESFDAAGNTKRIGQLRELSQKYAKIKPVDKKRLPDNELANLFNEAKTANQMTMYYLYYHHMRRRPASASPEQHVALAGAVLDKLNYARRSQNQPLALTKTEEGYHLDLSRSSYTVFKINIIDVYRRNVLAALKLTSLDVSHTKLDNFYELRGIRLQELRMAGVKLENPKQLYKQIEPFRLKRLVLDVEDYPKEVIAEVRKNKIEVIDAKRLAAQAKKQAEAKEQSAAKKKNAAPATPARPAGSESPGSTVP, translated from the coding sequence ATGGCAGACGGCGACAGCAAGGATCTAGAGCGGGATTTCAGCGAGCGTTATGAAACGCTCGCCAGCTTCTACAATACCGATGCGCTCGAAATGTCGGCAGACGAGGTGGCATCGCTCACCCCGATCCTCAATTCGCTCAAGGACGATATTGCCCGCTACCGGGAGATCGGGAAGATTGCGGAAGGGGGCGAAAAAAAAATCTCCCTTGTGCACGACCATCGCCTGGATCGGCGCGTCGCCATGGCGCATGCGGTCCGCAATGGCTCGCCGCAGGATCTGGAGCAGTTTCTCCGCGAGGCGCGCCTGACGGCCAACCTCGCCCACCCGAATATCATGCCGGTCTACAACATGGGGCTGGATGAGAACGGGGAGCCTTTTTTCTCGATGGAGCTGATTCCGGGCGACAGCCTCAAGTCGATCGTCCGGAAACTGCGGGAGGGCGATGCCCAATACCGCGAAACCTATTCCATTGAAACCCTGCTCAATATTTTCCTGAAGATTTGCGATGCGATCGCCTTTGCCCATTCCCGCAAGGTGCTGCACCTCGATATCAAGCCCGACAACATCCGGGTGGGGGGATTCGGCGAGGTGCTGGTGTGCGACTGGGGCCTGGCCTGCGTGGTGAACTCGCCGGATGGGGATCCGAATGCCGAATCCTTCGAGCTGGATGCCGATGTGCTGAACGATATGACCCTCTCGGGCACCATGAAGGGTACGCCCGGCTTCATGGCGCCGGAACAAACGCAGGCCTACGGGGCTAAGACGCCCCAGACCGACATCTATTCCCTGGGCGCCCTGCTCTATGTCTTGCTGACGCATAAGTTGCCGGTCGAGGGGGAATCGGCCAACGAGGTGATTCGCAACACCCGGGAGGGGAAGGTGGTGCCGCCGCGCCGCCGCCGGCCGGACCGCCGCATCCCGCTGGGCTTGGTTGCCGTAATGATGAAGGCCTTGGCCTTGAAGCCGGAAGACCGCTACGAAAGCGTGGTTGCGCTGGGGCAGGATATTTCCCGGTTCCTTTCCGGGCACCCGACGCGGGCGGAGCATGCCGGGTGGATCACGAAAACCTCCCTCTTGCTGCGGCGCCACAACCGCATGGCGTTCCTGTTGATCTTTTTCCTGCTGGTGCTCGCTTTCGTGGTGACCGGCAACCTGGCCTCGGTGAGCCGCGAGAAGGCCGAAGCCATTGCCGCACGGAAAAAGGCCGAGGAAAACTTCGAACTCTACCGCAAGGAACTCCGCACCACCCAGGCCCTGGGGGCCGGGTTGGGCGAGGCCATGCTCTTTACGGTCCGCAGCCGCGACTTCGTGAATGCCCCCTCGATGATCCACCTGCTGGAAACCGGGCTGGCGGAAAACATCGATACCGTGAAGCGCCAAAACCTCTATGAACAGAAGGGAATTCTCCACTTTGTGCTCGAAGAGTTCAATGCCGCCAACGAGAGCTTCGATGCCGCCGGCAATACCAAGCGGATCGGGCAGCTGCGGGAGCTCAGCCAGAAATACGCAAAAATAAAACCGGTCGATAAGAAGCGGTTGCCCGACAATGAGTTGGCGAACCTGTTCAACGAAGCCAAGACGGCCAACCAAATGACGATGTACTACCTCTACTACCACCACATGCGCCGGCGTCCCGCCTCCGCATCGCCTGAGCAGCATGTTGCCCTGGCCGGGGCCGTGCTCGACAAGCTCAACTATGCCCGGCGTTCACAGAACCAGCCCCTGGCGCTCACCAAGACGGAGGAGGGCTACCATCTCGATTTGTCCCGCAGCTCCTACACCGTTTTCAAGATCAACATTATTGATGTCTACCGCCGCAACGTGCTGGCGGCCCTGAAGCTGACTTCGCTGGATGTCAGCCATACCAAGCTCGATAATTTTTACGAGTTGCGTGGCATTCGGTTGCAGGAACTGCGCATGGCCGGGGTTAAGCTCGAGAATCCAAAGCAACTCTACAAGCAGATCGAGCCGTTCCGCCTAAAACGGCTTGTGCTGGATGTCGAAGACTATCCGAAAGAGGTCATTGCGGAAGTCCGCAAGAATAAGATCGAAGTGATCGATGCCAAGAGGCTGGCGGCCCAGGCAAAGAAGCAAGCCGAGGCGAAGGAGCAATCCGCCGCAAAGAAAAAGAACGCGGCTCCCGCTACTCCAGCTCGTCCCGCAGGTAGCGAATCTCCTGGATCAACCGTTCCTTGA
- a CDS encoding ammonia-forming cytochrome c nitrite reductase subunit c552, which produces MNTKLSLTIPCASLFLALQPAPAMDFTAQGEYLGSSDCIVCHERFYELWSTSHHGKAMEAFSASLAKSLVPMKEPMMIGKEKFIVEFDSQGGILKGVSECGTEKTWRLRHSFGGRNVRYFLIPMEKGKLQVAPLAYYVHQGKWYDATASMVRDFQDGGPEDEAVHWTDRSLTFNTSCHDCHVSQLEKNYNPEDDSYTTTWKEPGINCETCHGPAEAHVKAAEEAAAQGKELTTENLKLLRFHEDLDMAQRDATCGPCHAKGQVLTRDFTPGELFFDHYDLTSYEDRDFWPDGRDLGENYTQTGWMANQCNLTKSGQLECIHCHTSSGRFRFKENPNQACLPCHEKRVDEIVAHSHHAAETGVTCVDCHMPTTAQAFMSRSDHTFRPPSPQATLEFGSPNACNLCHHNKEAIMGNYEGHRKENVEWADKHVKKWFGEDSGSTILEQGRIIQACRENEWDKLPEILAYLDNPNCDPAAAVAILRLLNNCPRPEKWPVIRKQTENKHEWVRATAAASLQYDSSYEATQALLITAGDRFRTVRIRAAGALLGRNLAGYTDAERKAYADAHEEYWNSLVIWPDRWSTHYNQGIYYDRIGDSDKSLAAYEKSMELRNDVIQPMINASMVHARSGNSTNAYEMLQRALEVEPNNAMVNFNLALLDAEFNKLDDAEKHLRASLKAEPEMPQAAYNLGVLLARKNDKEGFQWLESAATLVPENWNYTSSYLFFLQQAKRSTEAEPFLIAIIATDRAAAQAYFALAGNYEQEGRTSEALEIYKKAKFAKHLPMDAKRYASQMEQRLRSGN; this is translated from the coding sequence ATGAATACAAAACTTTCCCTGACCATACCCTGCGCATCCCTCTTTCTGGCCCTTCAACCCGCCCCCGCCATGGATTTCACCGCCCAAGGCGAATACCTCGGATCCTCGGACTGCATCGTCTGCCACGAACGATTCTACGAGTTGTGGAGCACCTCGCACCACGGCAAAGCCATGGAAGCCTTCAGCGCATCACTGGCCAAGTCCCTGGTGCCGATGAAGGAACCCATGATGATCGGCAAGGAAAAGTTCATTGTCGAATTCGACAGCCAAGGCGGGATCCTCAAAGGCGTTTCCGAATGCGGCACGGAAAAAACATGGCGCCTGCGCCACTCGTTCGGCGGCCGCAACGTGCGCTATTTCCTGATTCCGATGGAAAAAGGAAAGCTTCAAGTGGCCCCCCTCGCCTACTACGTCCACCAAGGCAAGTGGTACGACGCCACCGCCAGCATGGTGCGCGACTTCCAGGATGGCGGCCCCGAGGACGAGGCCGTCCACTGGACGGATCGCTCACTCACGTTCAACACCTCCTGCCACGACTGCCACGTGAGCCAGCTGGAAAAGAACTACAACCCCGAAGACGACTCCTACACCACCACGTGGAAAGAACCCGGCATCAACTGCGAAACCTGCCACGGCCCGGCCGAGGCACACGTCAAAGCCGCCGAAGAAGCCGCCGCCCAAGGCAAGGAGCTCACCACTGAAAACCTCAAACTGCTCCGGTTCCACGAAGATCTCGACATGGCCCAGCGCGATGCCACCTGCGGCCCGTGCCACGCCAAAGGGCAAGTCCTCACCCGCGACTTCACCCCTGGCGAACTCTTCTTCGACCACTACGACCTGACCTCGTACGAAGACCGCGACTTTTGGCCGGACGGCCGGGATCTTGGCGAGAACTACACCCAGACCGGCTGGATGGCCAACCAATGCAACCTGACCAAATCCGGCCAGCTCGAATGCATCCACTGCCACACGTCAAGCGGTCGCTTCCGCTTCAAGGAAAACCCCAACCAGGCCTGCCTGCCCTGCCATGAAAAACGCGTTGACGAAATCGTCGCCCATTCGCACCACGCGGCCGAGACCGGCGTCACCTGCGTCGATTGCCACATGCCCACCACGGCCCAGGCCTTCATGTCGCGTTCCGACCACACCTTCCGCCCCCCCTCCCCGCAAGCCACGCTTGAATTCGGCTCCCCCAATGCCTGCAACCTCTGCCACCACAACAAGGAAGCCATCATGGGCAACTATGAAGGCCACCGGAAAGAAAACGTGGAGTGGGCCGACAAACATGTGAAGAAATGGTTCGGTGAAGACTCCGGCTCCACCATCCTTGAACAAGGCCGCATCATCCAGGCCTGCCGCGAAAACGAATGGGACAAACTCCCCGAAATCCTGGCCTACCTCGACAACCCGAACTGCGATCCGGCCGCGGCGGTCGCCATTCTGCGCCTGCTCAACAACTGCCCTCGCCCCGAAAAATGGCCGGTCATCCGCAAACAGACCGAAAACAAGCATGAATGGGTACGTGCCACCGCGGCGGCATCCCTGCAATACGACTCATCCTACGAAGCAACCCAAGCCCTGCTCATAACCGCGGGTGATCGATTCCGCACCGTTCGCATCCGGGCGGCCGGCGCCCTGCTCGGGCGCAACCTCGCCGGCTACACCGATGCCGAGCGCAAGGCCTACGCCGATGCCCATGAGGAATATTGGAACTCGCTGGTCATCTGGCCCGACCGCTGGAGCACCCACTACAACCAAGGCATCTACTACGACCGCATCGGCGATTCCGACAAATCGCTGGCCGCCTATGAAAAATCGATGGAGCTGCGCAACGACGTGATCCAACCCATGATCAATGCCTCCATGGTGCACGCCCGCTCCGGCAACAGCACCAACGCCTACGAAATGCTGCAGCGCGCACTCGAGGTGGAACCAAACAACGCCATGGTCAACTTCAACCTGGCCCTGCTGGACGCCGAGTTCAACAAGCTCGACGATGCCGAAAAGCACCTGCGGGCCTCCCTGAAGGCAGAGCCGGAGATGCCGCAGGCGGCCTACAACCTCGGCGTGCTGCTGGCGCGCAAAAACGACAAGGAAGGTTTCCAGTGGCTCGAATCCGCCGCGACACTCGTTCCTGAAAACTGGAACTACACCTCGTCCTACCTATTCTTCCTGCAGCAAGCAAAGCGTTCGACCGAGGCCGAACCGTTCCTGATTGCCATCATTGCCACCGACCGCGCCGCGGCACAGGCCTACTTTGCACTGGCCGGAAACTATGAGCAGGAAGGTCGCACATCCGAAGCCCTGGAAATCTACAAAAAGGCAAAATTTGCGAAGCACCTTCCCATGGACGCCAAACGCTACGCATCGCAGATGGAACAGCGGCTACGCTCAGGCAATTAA